The following are encoded in a window of Paraburkholderia sp. HP33-1 genomic DNA:
- a CDS encoding IclR family transcriptional regulator, whose product MSDTNPDPKTSIQVIERMMRLLDALAAHSDPVSLKELALRTELHPSTAHRILNDMVMCRLVDRSDPGTYRLGMRLLELGNLVKARLSVRDAALTPMRELHRQTGQTVNLSVRQGDEIVYIERAYSERSGMQVVRAIGGRAPLHLTSVGKLFLAADEATRVRAYATRTGLSGHTQNSITDLAKLERELSHVRQQACARDNEELELGVRCIAAGIYDDTGKLVAGLSLSAPADRLQDSWLGQLSQTALMISESLGYRPQTQQDHSHGSHGSHSSHGQH is encoded by the coding sequence ATGAGCGATACGAACCCGGATCCCAAAACTTCGATCCAGGTGATCGAGCGCATGATGCGCCTGCTCGACGCACTGGCGGCGCATAGCGACCCGGTCAGCCTGAAAGAACTGGCCCTGCGCACGGAACTGCACCCGTCCACCGCGCACCGCATCCTGAACGACATGGTGATGTGTCGGCTGGTCGATCGTTCGGATCCCGGCACCTACCGTCTCGGCATGCGCCTGCTCGAACTCGGCAATCTCGTGAAAGCGCGCCTGTCGGTGCGCGACGCAGCGCTCACGCCGATGCGCGAGTTGCATCGTCAGACCGGGCAGACCGTGAACCTGTCGGTGCGTCAGGGCGATGAAATCGTCTATATCGAACGCGCGTATTCGGAGCGCTCGGGCATGCAGGTAGTGCGGGCGATCGGCGGCCGCGCGCCGCTGCATCTCACCTCGGTCGGCAAGCTGTTTCTCGCCGCCGACGAAGCCACCCGCGTGCGGGCCTACGCGACGCGCACCGGTCTGTCGGGCCACACACAGAACAGCATCACGGATCTCGCGAAACTCGAGCGCGAGTTGTCACATGTGCGCCAGCAAGCGTGCGCGCGTGACAACGAGGAACTGGAGTTGGGCGTGCGCTGCATCGCCGCCGGCATCTACGACGATACTGGCAAGCTGGTCGCGGGCCTGTCGCTGTCGGCGCCGGCCGATCGTTTGCAGGATTCGTGGCTTGGACAGTTGAGCCAGACCGCATTGATGATTTCTGAGTCGCTCGGCTACCGGCCGCAAACGCAGCAGGATCATTCGCACGGATCACACGGCTCGCACAGTTCGCACGGCCAGCATTAA
- the pbpG gene encoding D-alanyl-D-alanine endopeptidase, protein MKTDMFSSLKVLHGAARSTALSVAVSLAVAAAFATPVSTFAATPAATTKTSKHAKAAKKPAQAAATEKVSNHAAKAGKGEAVKTAAADEDAPHASVKRKRVTFTANGRHRSVMRRVAYEPRQPTVGQAFGLHDTPDALMLRSSVAYVIDQNSGESLFDKNSRAVVPIASITKLMTAMVVLDSKEAMTDQIEVTDEDRDYEKNTGSRLSVGSVLSREDMLHIALMASENRAAAALSRYYPGGRPAFLAAMNAKAKQLGMNDTHFENPTGLTSMNVSSARDLVKMVNAAYQYPLIRKFSTDHSYEVYTGKRTLAYNSTNALVRNPTWDIGLQKTGFINEAGECLVMQATIDGRPMVMVLLDSSGKYSRFADATRLRTWLDNGGGQPRITSADAGGPGT, encoded by the coding sequence ATGAAAACCGACATGTTTTCGTCGCTAAAAGTGCTCCACGGCGCGGCGCGCAGCACCGCTTTATCGGTGGCCGTCTCGCTGGCCGTCGCAGCGGCGTTTGCCACGCCTGTCAGCACTTTTGCAGCTACACCTGCTGCAACCACAAAAACTTCCAAACACGCCAAAGCCGCCAAAAAGCCGGCGCAGGCGGCGGCCACCGAAAAGGTGTCGAACCATGCGGCAAAAGCCGGCAAGGGCGAGGCCGTGAAAACGGCCGCCGCGGATGAAGACGCGCCGCATGCCAGTGTCAAACGCAAGCGCGTGACGTTTACGGCGAACGGCCGGCATCGTTCGGTCATGCGTCGCGTCGCGTACGAGCCGCGCCAGCCGACCGTCGGTCAGGCTTTCGGTCTGCACGATACGCCCGACGCGCTGATGCTGCGCTCGAGCGTCGCGTATGTGATCGATCAGAACAGCGGTGAGTCGCTATTCGACAAGAACTCGCGCGCGGTCGTGCCGATCGCGTCGATCACGAAGCTGATGACCGCGATGGTCGTGCTCGATTCGAAAGAGGCGATGACCGACCAGATCGAAGTCACCGACGAAGACCGCGACTATGAGAAGAACACCGGCTCGCGCCTGTCGGTGGGCTCGGTGCTGTCGCGCGAGGACATGCTGCACATCGCGCTGATGGCCTCGGAAAACCGCGCGGCGGCGGCGCTGTCGCGTTACTACCCGGGCGGGCGTCCGGCGTTCCTCGCGGCGATGAACGCGAAGGCGAAGCAACTTGGCATGAACGACACGCACTTCGAGAACCCGACCGGTTTGACGAGCATGAACGTGTCGAGCGCGCGCGATCTCGTGAAGATGGTCAACGCGGCGTATCAGTATCCGCTGATCCGCAAGTTCTCCACCGATCACAGCTACGAGGTGTACACCGGAAAGCGCACGCTCGCGTACAACAGCACGAACGCGCTGGTGCGCAACCCGACATGGGACATCGGTCTGCAGAAGACTGGTTTCATCAACGAAGCGGGTGAGTGTCTCGTGATGCAGGCGACGATCGACGGCCGGCCGATGGTCATGGTCCTGCTCGATTCGTCGGGCAAGTACTCGCGTTTCGCGGACGCGACGCGTCTGCGAACGTGGCTCGATAACGGCGGCGGCCAGCCGCGTATCACGAGCGCCGATGCCGGCGGTCCGGGTACCTGA
- a CDS encoding phasin family protein encodes MTLLTPEQFAAAQKANFETLFGLTTKAFEGVEKLVELNLQVVKSTLAESQENTQRALSVKDAQELLALQASLAQPVAEKALSYGRHVYEIVSATQGEFTRVAEAQFEEQNRKVQALVENVAKNAPAGSETAVAVMKSAITAANTTYETVHKATRQAVEIAESNFNAAATAASKAASQAAAQASRAAAKKAV; translated from the coding sequence ATGACTCTGCTGACCCCTGAGCAATTCGCCGCAGCCCAGAAAGCCAACTTCGAGACCCTGTTCGGCCTGACGACCAAAGCATTTGAAGGCGTCGAAAAGCTGGTTGAGCTGAACCTGCAAGTCGTGAAGTCGACGCTCGCCGAAAGCCAGGAAAACACCCAACGCGCGCTGTCGGTGAAGGACGCGCAAGAACTGCTGGCACTGCAAGCGAGCCTCGCACAGCCGGTGGCTGAAAAGGCGCTGTCGTATGGCCGCCACGTGTACGAAATCGTTTCGGCAACGCAGGGAGAATTCACCCGCGTCGCGGAAGCGCAATTCGAAGAGCAAAACCGCAAGGTTCAGGCGCTCGTGGAAAACGTCGCGAAGAACGCGCCGGCTGGTTCGGAAACTGCTGTCGCCGTGATGAAGTCGGCTATCACCGCCGCCAACACCACGTACGAAACGGTCCACAAGGCGACCCGCCAGGCCGTTGAAATCGCTGAAAGCAACTTCAATGCAGCTGCAACGGCCGCATCGAAGGCAGCTTCGCAAGCCGCTGCTCAAGCATCGCGCGCTGCCGCCAAGAAGGCAGTCTAA
- the lpdA gene encoding dihydrolipoyl dehydrogenase — MSLVEVKVPDIGDFKDVDVIEVNIKPGDVIEQEQSLLTLESDKASMEVPSDTAGIVKEVRIKPGDKVSQGTVIALVEAAAGGAAAAAPAAKEAEKAAPAPAPAAAAPKAAAPAPQAGSYAGSADIECDMLVLGSGPGGYSAAFRSADIGMKTVLVERYPTLGGVCLNVGCIPSKALLHTALVIDEAADLAAHGITFGKPQIDLDKLRDFKSGVVKKLTSGLAGMAKARKVEVVVGTGAFVDPNHMEVQTEGGKKVVRFKQAIIAAGSESVKLPFIPEDPRVVDSTGALELRQIPQRMLVIGGGIIGLEMATVYSTLGAQIDVVEMLEGLMTGADRDLVKVWEKYNSNRFANVMLKTKTTAAEAKADGIYVSFEGEKAPAQPQRYDLVLVAVGRSPNGKRIGAEKAGVAVTDRGFIDVDKQQRTNVPHIFAIGDIVGQPMLAHKAVHEGHVAAEAAHGEKAYFDAMQIPSVAYTDPEVAWAGKTEDQLKAEGIKFGKAVFPWAASGRAIANGRDEGFTKLLFDEETHRVIGGGIVGLNAGDLISEVCLAIEMGADATDIGKTIHPHPTLGESIGMAAELYEGVCTDLPPVKKK; from the coding sequence ATGAGTCTCGTCGAAGTAAAAGTGCCGGACATCGGTGACTTCAAGGACGTCGACGTCATCGAAGTCAACATCAAGCCGGGTGACGTCATCGAGCAGGAGCAGTCGCTGCTGACGCTCGAATCCGACAAGGCATCGATGGAAGTGCCGAGCGATACCGCCGGCATCGTCAAGGAAGTGCGCATCAAGCCGGGCGACAAGGTCTCGCAGGGCACGGTGATCGCGCTCGTCGAGGCAGCGGCGGGCGGCGCGGCCGCAGCCGCCCCGGCGGCGAAGGAGGCCGAGAAGGCAGCTCCCGCGCCGGCGCCTGCGGCTGCCGCACCGAAGGCCGCGGCACCGGCTCCGCAGGCCGGCAGCTATGCGGGCAGCGCGGACATCGAGTGCGACATGCTCGTGCTCGGTTCGGGCCCCGGCGGCTACTCGGCCGCTTTCCGGTCCGCGGACATCGGCATGAAGACCGTGCTGGTCGAGCGTTATCCGACGCTCGGCGGCGTGTGTCTGAACGTCGGCTGTATCCCGTCGAAGGCGCTGTTGCACACCGCGCTCGTCATCGACGAAGCGGCTGATCTTGCCGCGCACGGCATCACGTTCGGCAAGCCGCAGATCGATCTCGACAAGCTGCGCGATTTCAAGTCCGGCGTGGTGAAGAAGCTGACCAGCGGTCTCGCCGGCATGGCGAAGGCGCGCAAGGTCGAAGTGGTGGTCGGTACCGGCGCGTTCGTCGATCCGAACCACATGGAAGTGCAGACCGAAGGCGGCAAGAAGGTCGTCAGGTTCAAGCAGGCGATCATCGCCGCGGGCTCGGAATCGGTGAAGCTGCCGTTCATTCCGGAAGATCCGCGTGTCGTCGATTCGACCGGTGCGCTCGAACTGCGCCAGATTCCGCAGCGCATGCTCGTGATCGGCGGCGGCATCATCGGTCTCGAAATGGCGACGGTGTACTCGACCCTCGGCGCGCAGATCGACGTCGTCGAAATGCTCGAAGGCCTGATGACGGGCGCGGACCGCGATCTGGTCAAGGTCTGGGAGAAGTACAACAGCAATCGTTTCGCGAACGTGATGCTGAAGACCAAAACCACCGCGGCCGAAGCGAAGGCCGACGGCATCTACGTGTCGTTCGAAGGCGAGAAGGCGCCGGCCCAGCCGCAACGCTACGACCTCGTGCTGGTGGCCGTGGGCCGCTCGCCGAACGGCAAGCGGATCGGCGCGGAGAAGGCAGGGGTCGCGGTGACCGATCGTGGCTTCATCGATGTCGACAAGCAGCAGCGCACGAATGTGCCGCACATCTTCGCGATCGGCGATATCGTCGGTCAGCCGATGCTCGCGCATAAGGCCGTGCACGAAGGCCACGTGGCGGCGGAAGCCGCGCATGGCGAGAAGGCGTACTTCGACGCGATGCAGATTCCGTCGGTGGCTTACACCGATCCGGAAGTGGCGTGGGCCGGCAAGACGGAAGACCAGTTAAAGGCCGAAGGTATCAAGTTCGGCAAGGCGGTGTTCCCGTGGGCCGCGTCGGGTCGCGCGATCGCCAACGGCCGCGACGAGGGCTTCACGAAGCTGCTGTTCGATGAAGAGACCCATCGCGTGATCGGCGGCGGTATCGTCGGTCTGAATGCGGGTGACCTGATCAGCGAAGTCTGTCTCGCCATCGAGATGGGCGCGGACGCAACGGATATCGGCAAGACGATCCATCCGCATCCGACGCTCGGCGAATCGATCGGCATGGCGGCCGAGCTGTACGAAGGCGTCTGTACCGATCTGCCGCCGGTGAAGAAGAAGTAA
- the aceF gene encoding dihydrolipoyllysine-residue acetyltransferase, whose translation MSQAIEVKVPDIGDYKDVPVIEVLVKAGDTVEKEQSLVTLESDKATMDVPSSVAGVVKEVKVKVGDAVSEGTLIILLESAEGAAAAPAAAPAPAPVAAGGGVQEIKVPDIGDYKDVPVIEIAVKVGDRVEKEQSLVTLESDKATMDVPSSAAGVVKEVKVKVGDTVSEGAVIVVLEADGGAAATPAPAPAAKAPVEQPSDAPIAPAPAPTAPSALAQAPLIPAGEGGSRHPSHASPSVRKFARELGVDVGQVRGTGPKGRITQADVTAFVKGVMTGQRAAPSGAAAPAAGGGELNLLPWPKIDFTKFGPIDPKPLSRIKKISGANLHRNWVMIPHVTNNDEADITELEALRVKLNKEHEKAGVKFTMLAFVIKACVAALKKFPTFNASLDGDNLVFKQYYHIGFAADTPNGLVVPVIRDADKKGLVDIAKEMADLSKAAREGKLKPDQMQGGCFSISSLGGIGGTHFTPIINAPEVAILGLSRSAMKPVWDGKQFEPRLTMPLSLSYDHRVIDGAEAARFNAYLGSILADFRRVIL comes from the coding sequence ATGAGTCAAGCGATCGAAGTCAAGGTGCCGGACATCGGCGATTACAAGGACGTCCCTGTGATCGAGGTGCTGGTTAAGGCGGGTGACACCGTCGAGAAAGAGCAATCGCTCGTGACGCTGGAATCCGACAAGGCAACGATGGACGTGCCGAGCTCGGTGGCCGGCGTCGTCAAGGAAGTGAAGGTCAAGGTCGGCGATGCGGTGTCCGAAGGCACGCTGATCATCCTGCTGGAAAGCGCCGAAGGCGCTGCTGCGGCTCCCGCGGCGGCTCCGGCTCCCGCACCCGTGGCGGCAGGCGGCGGCGTGCAGGAAATCAAGGTGCCGGATATCGGCGACTACAAAGACGTTCCCGTGATCGAGATCGCGGTGAAGGTCGGCGATCGCGTCGAGAAGGAACAGTCGCTCGTCACGCTGGAATCCGACAAGGCGACGATGGATGTGCCGAGTTCGGCTGCCGGCGTCGTCAAGGAAGTGAAGGTCAAGGTTGGCGATACCGTGTCGGAAGGCGCGGTCATCGTCGTGCTGGAAGCGGATGGCGGCGCCGCCGCGACGCCCGCGCCGGCACCGGCCGCCAAGGCACCGGTCGAGCAACCGTCCGACGCGCCCATCGCGCCGGCTCCGGCACCGACTGCGCCGTCCGCGCTCGCGCAGGCGCCGCTGATTCCGGCGGGTGAAGGCGGCTCGCGTCATCCGAGCCATGCGTCGCCGTCGGTGCGCAAGTTCGCGCGCGAACTCGGCGTCGACGTCGGGCAGGTGCGCGGCACGGGTCCGAAGGGCCGCATTACGCAGGCCGACGTGACCGCGTTCGTGAAGGGCGTGATGACGGGCCAGCGCGCGGCGCCGTCTGGTGCAGCCGCGCCGGCCGCGGGCGGTGGCGAGCTGAATCTGCTGCCGTGGCCGAAGATCGACTTCACGAAGTTCGGTCCGATCGATCCGAAACCGCTGTCGCGCATCAAGAAAATCTCCGGCGCGAACCTGCATCGCAACTGGGTCATGATCCCGCACGTCACGAACAACGACGAAGCGGACATCACCGAACTCGAAGCGCTGCGCGTGAAGCTGAACAAGGAACACGAAAAGGCGGGCGTCAAGTTCACGATGCTTGCGTTCGTGATCAAGGCTTGCGTGGCGGCCCTGAAGAAGTTCCCGACGTTCAACGCGAGCCTCGACGGCGACAACCTGGTGTTCAAGCAGTACTACCACATCGGTTTTGCCGCGGACACGCCGAACGGCCTCGTCGTTCCGGTGATTCGCGACGCGGACAAGAAGGGCCTCGTCGACATCGCAAAGGAAATGGCCGATCTGTCGAAGGCTGCGCGCGAAGGCAAGCTGAAGCCGGACCAGATGCAGGGCGGCTGCTTCTCGATCTCGTCGCTGGGCGGTATCGGCGGCACGCATTTCACGCCGATCATCAATGCGCCTGAAGTCGCGATTCTCGGCCTGTCGCGCAGCGCGATGAAGCCGGTGTGGGACGGCAAGCAGTTCGAGCCGCGTCTGACCATGCCGCTGTCGCTGTCGTATGACCATCGCGTGATCGACGGAGCGGAAGCCGCGCGCTTCAACGCATACCTCGGTTCGATTCTTGCCGATTTCCGGCGTGTGATTCTTTGA